One stretch of Methylopila sp. 73B DNA includes these proteins:
- the egtD gene encoding L-histidine N(alpha)-methyltransferase, translating into MLDRAPLQAAQREAFRADVLEGLSKTAKTLPSRWLYDDRGSELFEEITQLPEYYPTRTETTILRSEAEAIAAFCGPRATLIEYGAGAGVKTEIVLSALDNPASYVPVDIAGDFLALSTERLEQRFPWLEIRPVVADFTDDFDLPADLPRLNRRVGFFPGSTIGNLSQAQAVAFLAQVGAHVGETGRAVVGVDLVKPLDRLVPAYDDAAGVTAAFNLNLLVRINRELDGTFDTARFAHEARWNADEQAIEMHLRSLAPQVVAVAGREVAFAEGETIHTESSRKYGVDSFVALAAEAGWREGDVWRDADGLFAVVGLKRAA; encoded by the coding sequence ATGCTGGACCGCGCGCCGCTGCAGGCCGCCCAGCGCGAGGCGTTTCGCGCCGACGTGCTGGAGGGGCTGTCCAAAACCGCCAAGACGCTGCCCAGCAGGTGGCTTTACGACGACCGAGGATCCGAGCTGTTCGAGGAGATCACGCAGCTCCCCGAGTACTACCCGACGCGGACCGAGACCACGATCCTCCGCTCCGAGGCGGAGGCGATCGCGGCCTTCTGCGGCCCGCGCGCGACGCTGATCGAATATGGCGCGGGCGCGGGCGTGAAGACGGAAATCGTTCTGTCGGCGCTCGACAACCCGGCGAGCTACGTGCCCGTGGACATCGCCGGCGACTTTCTCGCGCTCTCCACCGAGCGGCTCGAGCAGCGGTTTCCGTGGCTCGAAATCCGTCCGGTGGTGGCCGACTTCACCGACGATTTCGACCTGCCGGCGGACCTGCCCCGGCTCAACCGCCGCGTCGGCTTCTTTCCGGGCTCCACCATCGGCAACCTCTCGCAGGCCCAGGCGGTGGCTTTCCTCGCGCAGGTCGGCGCGCATGTCGGCGAGACCGGCCGCGCGGTCGTCGGGGTCGATCTGGTGAAGCCGCTCGACCGTCTGGTTCCGGCCTATGACGACGCCGCCGGCGTGACGGCCGCCTTCAACCTGAACCTCCTCGTCCGCATCAACCGCGAACTCGACGGGACCTTCGACACCGCGCGCTTCGCGCATGAGGCGCGCTGGAACGCGGACGAGCAGGCGATCGAGATGCACCTCAGGAGCCTCGCGCCGCAGGTCGTGGCGGTGGCCGGGCGCGAGGTCGCCTTCGCCGAGGGCGAGACGATCCACACCGAAAGCTCGCGCAAGTACGGCGTCGACAGCTTCGTGGCGCTCGCCGCGGAGGCCGGCTGGCGCGAGGGCGACGTGTGGCGCGACGCCGACGGGCTGTTCGCGGTCGTCGGGCTGAAGCGGGCGGCTTAA
- a CDS encoding outer membrane beta-barrel protein, translating to MLLRLLLLSTLIVLAGASHALAADAATAAAGPAAFDWSGPRAGIYVGYGSLDGRGALAGASVGYDWRFDDVVVGVDGGLLASDMDARRAGGRTEVEAAGEIRARIGYAFDRFMAYGTVGAAFAATDYVRAGRRDSALQAGWLVGVGVEVRLFDRVSATAEYVYVDLDRKTFNAGGDVGPDAAGGQVRVGLNYRF from the coding sequence ATGCTGCTTCGCCTGCTGCTCCTGTCCACGCTGATCGTTCTTGCCGGCGCGTCCCACGCCCTGGCGGCGGACGCGGCGACGGCGGCTGCGGGCCCGGCCGCGTTCGACTGGAGCGGGCCGCGGGCGGGGATCTACGTGGGCTACGGCTCGCTCGACGGCCGCGGCGCGCTGGCGGGCGCGTCGGTCGGCTACGACTGGCGCTTCGACGATGTGGTCGTCGGCGTCGACGGCGGCCTGCTCGCAAGCGACATGGACGCGCGCCGCGCCGGCGGACGCACCGAGGTCGAGGCGGCTGGCGAGATTCGCGCCCGCATCGGCTACGCCTTCGACCGTTTCATGGCCTACGGGACGGTCGGCGCCGCCTTCGCGGCGACCGACTACGTCCGGGCCGGTCGCCGCGACAGCGCGTTGCAGGCGGGATGGCTGGTCGGCGTCGGCGTCGAGGTGCGGCTGTTCGACCGGGTCTCCGCCACCGCGGAGTACGTCTACGTCGATCTCGATCGGAAGACCTTCAACGCCGGCGGCGACGTCGGTCCCGACGCCGCGGGCGGTCAGGTCCGTGTCGGCTTGAACTACCGATTTTAA
- a CDS encoding outer membrane protein, whose amino-acid sequence MIRTVIAAAAAVALAAPAAFAADLPYETAPADYAAPAQGYSWSGAYLGAQAGYGWSKSKNRNTPDTKPNGGIVGAYAGYNHQFDGSPVVVGVETDFNYDDGEDRKSGGGVSVRNKKNWNGATRARVGYAFDKFLAYGAAGVAYADQKVSASNGVVAGHDSKTAVGYTVGVGAESAVTDNVTARVEYRYTDYGSDKFNIDGAKLKSSTTENRLMGGVAYKFNNMW is encoded by the coding sequence ATGATCCGCACCGTCATCGCCGCAGCCGCAGCCGTCGCGCTCGCGGCTCCCGCCGCCTTCGCGGCCGACCTCCCCTACGAAACCGCCCCGGCCGACTACGCCGCGCCCGCGCAGGGCTACAGCTGGTCCGGCGCCTATCTCGGCGCCCAGGCCGGCTACGGCTGGTCGAAGTCGAAGAACAGGAACACGCCCGACACCAAGCCGAACGGCGGGATCGTCGGCGCCTACGCCGGCTACAACCACCAGTTCGACGGCTCCCCCGTTGTGGTCGGCGTCGAGACCGACTTTAACTACGACGACGGCGAAGACCGCAAGAGCGGCGGCGGCGTGAGCGTCCGCAACAAGAAGAACTGGAACGGCGCCACCCGGGCCCGCGTCGGCTACGCCTTCGACAAGTTCCTGGCCTACGGCGCCGCCGGCGTCGCCTACGCCGACCAGAAGGTCTCCGCGTCGAACGGCGTCGTCGCCGGCCACGACAGCAAGACCGCCGTCGGCTACACCGTGGGCGTCGGCGCCGAGAGCGCGGTGACGGACAACGTCACGGCGCGCGTCGAGTACCGCTACACCGACTACGGCAGCGACAAATTCAACATCGACGGCGCGAAGCTGAAGAGCTCGACCACCGAGAACCGCCTGATGGGCGGCGTGGCGTACAAGTTCAACAACATGTGGTGA
- a CDS encoding outer membrane protein, with translation MIRRFLLGAASAAAVVAVVPAAMAADLPAYEAPMAAVAVPSFTWTGPYIGAQAGYSWGRTINRKADGLVVGGYAGYNYQFDGSPVVIGIETDFNYADIDAKRSSARATTDWNGATRARLGYAFDRFLAYGTAGVAYADREIKSRVGGGKDDTTAFGWTVGGGVEYAATDDVTVRADYRYADYGRDKFSIDPTTKSKYTEHRVMGGVAYKFTSPF, from the coding sequence ATGATCCGTCGCTTCCTTCTCGGCGCTGCCTCGGCTGCAGCGGTCGTCGCCGTGGTTCCCGCCGCTATGGCTGCGGATCTCCCGGCCTACGAAGCTCCGATGGCCGCCGTCGCCGTGCCGTCCTTCACCTGGACCGGCCCGTACATCGGCGCTCAGGCTGGCTACAGCTGGGGCCGCACCATCAACCGCAAGGCCGATGGCCTCGTCGTCGGCGGCTACGCCGGCTACAACTACCAGTTCGACGGTTCGCCGGTCGTGATCGGCATCGAGACCGACTTCAACTACGCGGATATCGACGCCAAGCGGAGCAGCGCCCGGGCGACCACGGACTGGAACGGCGCCACCCGCGCTCGCCTCGGCTACGCCTTCGACCGGTTCCTCGCGTACGGCACCGCCGGCGTCGCCTACGCCGACCGTGAGATCAAGTCCCGCGTCGGCGGCGGCAAGGACGACACCACCGCGTTCGGCTGGACCGTCGGCGGCGGCGTCGAGTACGCTGCGACCGACGACGTCACGGTTCGCGCCGACTACCGCTATGCGGACTACGGCCGCGACAAGTTCAGCATCGACCCGACCACCAAGTCCAAGTACACCGAGCACCGCGTCATGGGCGGCGTGGCGTACAAGTTCACCAGCCCGTTCTGA